A region of Vitis riparia cultivar Riparia Gloire de Montpellier isolate 1030 chromosome 12, EGFV_Vit.rip_1.0, whole genome shotgun sequence DNA encodes the following proteins:
- the LOC117927300 gene encoding NDR1/HIN1-like protein 13, with the protein MTSRANVNGEHNLRPPPNHHHHPHSHHQSHYQSPSYSPSSASFKGCCCCLFLLFSFLALLVLAVVLIIVLAVKPKKPQFDLQQVGVQYMGITANPSSTVAGSPPTPTSASLSLNIKMLFTAVNPNKVGIKYGESRFTVMYRGIPLGKGVVPGFYQPAHSVRQVETTVAVDRANLLQADAADLIKDASLNDRVELRILGEVGAKIRVLDFTSPGVQVSVDCAIVISPRKQSLTYKQCGFDGLSV; encoded by the exons ATGACGTCCAGGGCTAACGTGAACGGAGAACACAACCTACGCCCTCCCCcaaaccaccaccaccaccctcACAGTCACCACCAAAGCCACTACCAATCGCCGTCCTATTCGCCCTCCTCGGCATCCTTCAAAGGCTGTTGCTGTTGCCTCTTCCTCCTCTTCTCCTTCCTCGCTCTCCTCGTCCTGGCCGTCGTCCTCATCATCGTCCTCGCTGTTAAGCCCAAGAAGCCCCAATTTGATCTCCAGCAGGTGGGCGTGCAGTACATGGGCATCACCGCCAACCCCTCCTCCACCGTCGCCGGTAGCCCCCCCACCCCCACTTCCGCCTCCCTCTCCCTCAACATCAAGATGCTCTTCACTGCCGTCAATCCCAACAAGGTGGGAATTAAGTACGGCGAGTCCAGGTTTACGGTGATGTATCGAGGGATCCCACTCGGAAAAGGGGTGGTCCCGGGGTTCTACCAGCCGGCGCACAGCGTCCGTCAGGTGGAGACCACCGTGGCCGTCGACCGCGCCAACCTCCTCCAGGCCGACGCCGCAGACCTCATCAAAGACGCCTCCCTCAACGACCGCGTCGAGCTCAGGATTCTGGGCGAGGTCGGTGCCAAGATCCGAGTCTTAGACTTCACTTCTCCCGGTGTCCAG GTGTCTGTAGACTGTGCAATAGTGATAAGTCCAAGGAAGCAGTCTCTAACATACAAGCAGTGCGGATTTGATGGACTGAGCGTTTGA